The proteins below are encoded in one region of Sedimentibacter sp. zth1:
- a CDS encoding S8 family serine peptidase — translation MCKFKKIIAKILTVAILVAQVTCAPNVFAENVSHEKNEMTKKIVALDSQRSNEKTDIIIKYKSESSNSKMHNNIKSKLKLKKFIEKKNFKSKRISILEIDKTDDISSVIEELKKDPNVEYAQPNYPLTITSTPTDEKFLLQWGLLNSGQEVRGKIGRSTVDINALNAWDLSTGENVVIGVLDSGIDITHSDLKDNVYVNQKEIPGNGIDDDGNGYIDDINGWNFSDDMNTVYSSPEEDVHGTYIAGIIAASANNSGVVGVAPKVKILPLKFINATTGYTSDAIEAIEYAKNMGVNIINCSFGGTDNNIALKEAMADSGMLFVCAAGNRGGYSKYFPVYPASFDIPNVISVGAVDCMGILATFSNRGINVDVAAPGTSVLSTIPEQGYDYYSGTSVSAAYVSGIAALAKSYLPQSSIDEIKERIINNVVKCDALKYIIGSEGRVDAFATLTNIPQTLPDTYNGLGAGDDILAGSGEGSQDTWYTMDERARNAERFHYGEGGVNPASGNYSVTCTDMSIPAPGFQVNFSRTYNSRDEKPTMLGRGWTFGFEGRAYGGENTVYICLPDGSTHVFNRNGDKYVPEGTRASYVKFSNSSILYTKDQYKYGFNEYGYMTSMEDKNGNRISINYQNGKIDNIVDTVGRQYKLEYYPTNGLLKSITDPELRQVIYEYNYKNLLVKVIDPNSQTLQYEYDSSKYLTKLIDGNAHVFQTLKYSHNMGDAQNKICKTIDAAGETWVYTYDVTNRRTTISNSENKKWTYEFDVAMYTIRVQDPEGRSEVTSYWFNSNINHYGDIKSKIDRNGNTTLFDVDNKGNITGITNPDQITDPNKSKKQFFYDEKNNLIKEINEVGHKTFYIYDSETKKLLLKKVKPLNGTDEYDDKNSDSTYNNKFAITTYEYYTKSEANQLFSCNVGGLLKSTTDPIGNTETYTYDNYGNIKTYKNKTGDITTYEYNKIGWKTKETSPKLEVISWDYDKNGNIIREKHPDGGVTRIVYDNAGYKILEVTPEQYEADKDNLQTSQYTGLIGTKYKWYDNGYLEYTEDALGNKTKYTYDKFGNKISELKPNNAYYRFEYDVLNRPTKVYFKDMTKQSPVEILLSETSYSILLNGNSQKTDIIYYDKDGQSKSTTITITDYAGRVVEQQYPDFTKTKTIYNYDGTVKEEISANGASTIYNYDGMGNVSDIWTPVSIKDGNIKYSWTNFSYDKNGNILKQEIGKQLVELNEVTNDTYYTLSKYDKDRIIEQTGSDGKKSSFEYDVNGNISKEIRYVINSKIKEQIVYPTNIEKPIVDEIIDNETKYILIIETKETEYQYNYMKKPTVVTNYVRSGDIFGESYKDDNLKSITTKYSYDKNGNIKSITQPDGTVTVNNYDILDRLLSTSTTGKNSSGQTMTVTASKTYTWNGKVETSTDANNNTTRYFYDTMGNLVKTIDAKNNISLIKYDLAGRKVAEVSPKNVVGTDINSMERTEYTYDSMSRVKTKAVVFKKWNMNNITYNWSKDLTRVVIAAYEYDILGNITKKLDAMGFAAGTGTTDDEKIYTGYGTTNTYTLSGQLETTKDAESKNNNLPYFVKYEYNGLGQKVKETYSDETEISYTYNGTGNLLSSYVNGKQKGSAKYDLLGRVIQTKDGMGNITITKWNAFDKVAYVKTPDDNNTKSYPHPSKTTAFQYDDLGNLMYSKNSLGKINEYTYDFLNRQTSNTTRNEASSERITTTYGYDANGNKTYETDGNGNTINYTYNELNQLKSASINVSGKNKTTTYTYDANGNKISETDYQGNTTQYVYDGINRLVETIDATGTVIGQMEYNNANAQIRVYDALHNVTEYGYDKNLRQTYAEDGEGHITRQSYDNRGNVAAKTDGRYNITTYRYDAENRLKNVINPLGETTTYTYDNNGNMITQTDGNGNVTTYVYNAMNKLRKKIDPNGINNASKTESYKYRADGLLKSKVDRNRKKTTYTYDIFGRLLSENADGELKSYTYDNNGNLLTMTDSTGTTTRIYDEQNRVTAKTVPVIGQTIYQYDVPSNISGYIVEKTIDPKGNISEKTYDKVGRLYSVKTGDKTTKYTYYTNGNRKSIIYPEGTKETYTYYKDNKVKTLENLKSDGTVLQSYTYTYDAAENQTSKTTSDGTTIYEYDSLNRLEKVTEPNGKITSYSFDKAGNRKTEIVIVGENLTGTSYIYNEQNRLISAETKLSDKKTEKTIYEYDNNGNLKSKTKSIMTITDANTPTDIQNMPSFELEIIRSTDKGSGSQDLTLYSYDNFNRLIMLKEGSTTSIYNYNAEDYRTEKTINGETTLYLYESDKVILETDNTGNQLAKNVYGTNLLYRLVEEIGTSPEEKYYYMYNAHGDVTALISPNGEVKGTYDYDAFGNIISQTGDVNNNITYAGYQYDKETDLYYLNARYYDSKIARFITEDSYRGNANDPLSLNVYTYCHNEPIMYTDPTGHWEKGDSELSPEAQVQIAEATAEYIAAKKRGDEQGMIDAHNKAEEARAGNILNNSSLTKQALKNKLDYIMDSEYVSNAAKQDLNYSKMVNITRKSTNIVQAYSQNEVFISINSARLNSNMYYFAGFGTVITGNGPIGCFEGLANPTIEDILSRVPAGCKNIFKSDSNFSVGYRFKWTNEQGNWEIWCHEPSKRAPAGSNSSKGWTYRVRVRRSGNGKWYLKQDGAWVKENVGRENSPFYNDRDWNETHIPMQDPTNNNDDNDNNNVGGNGTGIGGSNEAFFDTTLDDTLSLIQFLQRPIGEVVYVKNLGNGNSRVGILRDNKVNYYIKPYGGYFMKDTGGNYESYDSQFYFMLMPNIPPIPTFQWLLPTVPVFP, via the coding sequence ATGTGTAAATTCAAAAAAATAATAGCTAAAATTTTAACCGTTGCTATTTTAGTAGCTCAAGTAACATGTGCACCAAATGTATTTGCAGAAAATGTTAGTCATGAAAAAAATGAAATGACTAAAAAAATAGTTGCTCTTGATTCACAAAGGTCTAATGAAAAAACAGATATAATTATTAAATACAAAAGTGAATCTAGTAATTCTAAAATGCACAATAATATAAAAAGTAAATTAAAGCTTAAAAAGTTTATTGAGAAAAAGAATTTTAAGTCAAAGCGTATTAGTATATTAGAAATTGATAAAACAGATGACATTAGCAGTGTAATTGAAGAGCTAAAAAAAGATCCTAATGTTGAATACGCACAGCCAAACTACCCGCTTACAATAACCAGTACACCAACTGATGAGAAATTTTTACTTCAATGGGGTTTGTTAAACAGTGGTCAAGAGGTAAGAGGAAAGATTGGCAGAAGTACTGTTGACATTAATGCATTAAATGCATGGGATCTATCAACAGGTGAAAATGTAGTAATTGGTGTGTTAGACAGCGGAATAGACATTACACATTCTGACCTTAAGGATAATGTTTATGTAAATCAAAAAGAAATACCTGGAAACGGAATAGATGATGATGGCAATGGATACATTGATGATATCAATGGATGGAACTTTAGTGATGATATGAATACTGTGTATTCCTCACCAGAAGAAGATGTTCATGGTACTTATATTGCAGGTATAATTGCTGCTAGTGCAAATAACAGTGGAGTAGTGGGTGTAGCACCAAAAGTAAAAATATTACCGTTAAAGTTCATTAATGCTACCACTGGATATACCAGTGACGCAATTGAAGCAATAGAATATGCAAAAAATATGGGTGTAAATATTATTAACTGTAGCTTTGGTGGTACAGATAATAATATTGCACTTAAGGAAGCAATGGCTGATAGTGGCATGTTATTCGTATGCGCAGCTGGAAATAGAGGAGGATATTCCAAATATTTTCCTGTTTACCCTGCAAGTTTTGATATTCCAAACGTAATTTCAGTAGGTGCAGTAGACTGTATGGGAATTTTGGCTACATTTTCAAACAGAGGAATTAACGTGGATGTTGCCGCTCCAGGTACAAGTGTATTAAGCACAATACCAGAGCAAGGCTATGACTATTATAGTGGAACTTCAGTATCAGCTGCTTATGTATCTGGAATTGCAGCTCTTGCAAAAAGTTATCTCCCTCAAAGTAGCATTGACGAAATAAAAGAAAGAATTATAAACAATGTAGTAAAATGTGATGCACTAAAATACATTATTGGCTCTGAGGGTAGAGTTGATGCATTTGCTACTTTGACAAATATTCCCCAGACTTTACCAGATACATATAACGGTCTTGGTGCTGGAGATGATATTCTTGCGGGTTCAGGAGAAGGAAGTCAAGATACATGGTATACAATGGATGAAAGAGCAAGAAATGCGGAAAGATTCCATTATGGAGAAGGTGGAGTAAATCCAGCTTCAGGAAATTATTCAGTTACATGTACAGACATGAGTATTCCTGCTCCAGGTTTTCAAGTGAATTTCAGTAGAACATATAACTCAAGAGACGAGAAACCTACTATGTTAGGTAGAGGGTGGACCTTTGGATTTGAAGGAAGAGCTTATGGTGGCGAAAACACTGTATATATTTGTCTGCCAGATGGAAGTACACATGTATTTAATAGAAATGGAGATAAATACGTTCCAGAAGGAACAAGAGCCTCATATGTAAAATTTTCTAATTCAAGTATATTATATACGAAGGACCAATACAAATATGGATTTAACGAATATGGTTATATGACATCTATGGAAGATAAAAATGGAAACAGAATTTCTATAAACTATCAAAATGGAAAAATAGATAATATAGTTGATACAGTAGGAAGACAATATAAACTTGAATACTATCCTACAAATGGACTCTTGAAAAGTATCACTGACCCTGAGTTAAGACAGGTTATATACGAATATAACTATAAAAATTTGCTAGTTAAGGTAATAGACCCAAATAGTCAAACATTACAATATGAGTATGATTCATCAAAATATCTTACAAAACTAATAGATGGCAATGCTCATGTGTTCCAAACCTTAAAATATAGTCACAATATGGGTGATGCACAAAATAAAATTTGTAAGACAATCGATGCAGCAGGTGAAACGTGGGTATACACATATGATGTAACAAATAGAAGAACAACAATATCAAATTCTGAAAACAAAAAATGGACATATGAATTTGATGTTGCTATGTATACAATCAGAGTTCAAGATCCTGAAGGACGTTCAGAGGTAACAAGCTATTGGTTTAATTCTAATATTAATCATTATGGAGATATCAAATCAAAAATAGACAGAAATGGAAATACGACCTTATTTGATGTTGACAATAAAGGTAATATTACAGGTATAACAAATCCTGACCAAATTACTGACCCTAATAAGAGTAAAAAACAGTTTTTTTATGATGAGAAAAATAATCTTATTAAGGAAATAAATGAAGTAGGACATAAAACCTTCTATATTTATGATAGCGAAACAAAAAAACTTCTACTAAAAAAGGTAAAACCTTTAAATGGTACAGATGAGTATGATGATAAAAATTCTGATTCAACATATAATAATAAGTTTGCAATAACAACATATGAATATTATACCAAGTCAGAAGCAAATCAGCTTTTTAGCTGTAATGTCGGAGGTCTTTTAAAAAGTACAACAGATCCAATAGGAAATACAGAAACATACACATATGATAATTACGGTAATATTAAAACCTATAAGAATAAGACTGGTGATATTACAACATATGAATATAATAAAATTGGGTGGAAGACAAAAGAGACATCGCCAAAGTTAGAAGTAATCAGTTGGGATTACGATAAAAATGGAAATATAATAAGAGAAAAACATCCAGATGGCGGAGTAACTAGAATAGTATACGACAATGCTGGGTATAAGATTTTGGAGGTTACACCTGAGCAATATGAGGCAGATAAGGACAATTTGCAGACAAGTCAATATACTGGTTTGATAGGTACAAAATATAAATGGTATGACAACGGTTATTTGGAATACACTGAAGATGCTTTAGGCAATAAAACAAAATATACCTATGATAAATTTGGCAACAAAATTAGTGAATTAAAGCCTAATAATGCATATTATAGATTCGAGTATGATGTATTAAACAGACCTACAAAAGTATATTTTAAAGATATGACTAAGCAATCTCCTGTTGAAATACTATTATCAGAAACTAGCTATAGTATATTACTTAATGGTAATAGTCAAAAAACAGACATAATATACTATGATAAAGATGGACAATCAAAGTCAACTACCATTACAATAACCGACTATGCAGGAAGAGTTGTAGAACAGCAATATCCTGATTTTACAAAGACTAAAACAATATACAATTATGATGGAACAGTTAAGGAAGAAATTTCAGCAAATGGTGCAAGTACAATATATAACTATGATGGTATGGGTAATGTAAGTGATATTTGGACACCAGTTTCGATAAAAGATGGAAATATCAAATATTCATGGACAAACTTTAGTTATGATAAAAATGGAAACATACTCAAGCAAGAGATAGGAAAACAGCTTGTTGAACTTAATGAAGTAACAAATGATACATACTACACGTTATCAAAATATGATAAAGACCGTATCATTGAACAAACTGGTTCTGATGGTAAAAAAAGCTCCTTTGAATATGATGTTAATGGCAACATAAGTAAAGAAATTAGATATGTGATAAATTCTAAAATTAAAGAACAAATAGTTTATCCTACTAATATAGAAAAGCCTATTGTTGATGAAATTATAGACAATGAAACTAAATATATATTAATCATTGAGACAAAAGAAACAGAATATCAATATAACTATATGAAAAAACCTACTGTTGTTACAAACTATGTACGAAGTGGAGATATTTTTGGAGAAAGTTATAAAGACGATAACCTAAAAAGCATTACAACCAAATATAGCTATGATAAAAATGGTAATATAAAAAGCATTACACAACCAGATGGAACAGTTACTGTGAATAATTATGACATATTAGATAGACTTTTATCTACAAGCACTACAGGAAAAAACAGCTCAGGTCAAACAATGACTGTTACAGCTTCAAAAACCTATACATGGAATGGTAAGGTTGAAACATCAACAGATGCAAACAACAATACTACTAGATATTTCTATGACACAATGGGTAACCTTGTAAAAACAATAGATGCAAAAAATAATATATCACTAATAAAATATGACCTAGCAGGAAGAAAAGTTGCAGAGGTTTCACCTAAAAATGTAGTTGGTACAGACATAAACTCAATGGAAAGAACAGAGTATACATACGATTCAATGAGCAGAGTTAAAACAAAAGCTGTCGTATTTAAAAAGTGGAATATGAATAACATAACATATAACTGGTCAAAGGACTTGACAAGAGTCGTTATTGCAGCATATGAATATGATATACTTGGAAATATAACAAAAAAACTTGATGCAATGGGATTTGCAGCTGGAACAGGTACTACTGATGATGAAAAAATATATACAGGCTATGGAACAACAAATACATATACATTATCAGGACAGCTAGAAACTACAAAAGACGCTGAATCAAAGAACAATAACCTACCATACTTTGTAAAATATGAATACAACGGACTTGGACAAAAAGTTAAAGAGACATACAGTGATGAAACAGAAATATCATATACATATAATGGCACAGGAAACCTATTAAGTAGTTATGTAAATGGAAAACAAAAAGGTAGTGCAAAATATGATTTACTAGGAAGAGTTATACAAACAAAAGATGGCATGGGTAATATTACAATAACAAAATGGAATGCTTTTGATAAAGTAGCATATGTTAAAACTCCAGATGATAATAACACTAAATCATATCCCCATCCATCAAAAACAACTGCTTTTCAATATGATGATTTAGGAAACCTTATGTATTCAAAAAATAGCCTTGGAAAGATAAATGAATATACATATGATTTTCTAAATAGACAAACATCAAATACTACACGCAATGAAGCATCAAGTGAAAGAATAACAACAACATATGGTTATGATGCAAATGGTAACAAAACATATGAAACAGATGGGAATGGTAATACAATAAATTACACATATAACGAGTTAAATCAGCTAAAATCAGCATCAATAAATGTTAGTGGGAAAAATAAGACAACAACATATACATATGATGCTAACGGTAACAAGATAAGTGAAACTGACTATCAAGGCAATACAACTCAATATGTGTACGATGGAATAAACAGACTAGTAGAGACTATAGATGCAACAGGAACAGTTATAGGACAAATGGAATATAACAATGCAAATGCACAGATACGAGTATATGATGCATTACATAATGTAACAGAATATGGCTATGATAAAAACCTTCGTCAGACATATGCAGAAGATGGAGAAGGACATATAACAAGACAAAGTTATGATAACAGAGGTAACGTTGCAGCCAAGACAGATGGAAGATACAATATTACAACATACAGATATGATGCAGAAAATAGACTTAAAAACGTAATAAATCCATTAGGTGAAACAACCACATATACCTACGACAATAATGGAAATATGATTACCCAGACAGACGGTAATGGAAATGTAACAACCTATGTATATAACGCAATGAATAAGCTTAGAAAAAAAATAGATCCTAATGGAATAAACAATGCAAGCAAAACAGAAAGCTATAAATACAGAGCAGACGGCTTGCTCAAAAGCAAGGTAGATAGAAATAGAAAAAAAACAACCTATACCTATGATATATTTGGTAGATTACTTAGTGAAAATGCAGATGGTGAGTTAAAAAGCTATACCTATGACAATAACGGAAATCTACTTACAATGACAGATTCTACAGGTACAACAACAAGAATATATGATGAGCAAAATAGAGTAACAGCTAAGACAGTACCAGTGATAGGACAAACAATATATCAGTATGATGTACCTAGCAATATATCAGGATATATAGTAGAAAAAACAATAGACCCTAAGGGGAATATATCAGAAAAAACATACGACAAAGTAGGTCGTTTATACAGTGTAAAAACTGGAGATAAAACAACAAAATATACCTACTATACAAATGGGAACAGAAAAAGTATAATATATCCAGAAGGAACAAAAGAAACATATACATATTACAAGGATAATAAGGTTAAAACACTTGAAAACCTAAAATCAGATGGAACAGTTCTACAAAGCTATACATATACCTATGATGCAGCAGAGAACCAAACATCAAAGACAACAAGTGATGGAACAACAATATATGAATACGACAGCCTAAACAGGCTTGAAAAAGTAACAGAGCCAAATGGTAAGATAACAAGCTATAGCTTTGATAAAGCAGGTAACAGAAAAACAGAGATAGTGATAGTAGGAGAAAACCTAACAGGCACAAGCTATATATACAATGAGCAAAACAGGCTGATATCCGCAGAAACAAAGCTATCAGATAAAAAGACAGAAAAAACAATATATGAGTATGATAATAACGGTAACTTAAAAAGTAAAACAAAAAGCATCATGACAATTACAGATGCAAATACACCTACTGACATACAGAACATGCCAAGCTTTGAACTTGAGATTATCAGAAGTACAGACAAAGGTTCAGGATCACAAGATTTAACCCTATATAGCTACGACAATTTCAATCGTCTGATAATGTTAAAAGAAGGCAGTACAACAAGCATATACAATTATAACGCAGAGGACTACAGGACAGAGAAAACAATAAACGGAGAAACGACACTCTACTTGTATGAGTCAGATAAGGTTATACTTGAAACAGATAATACAGGCAATCAATTAGCAAAGAATGTATATGGTACAAATCTATTATATCGATTAGTAGAGGAAATTGGTACATCACCAGAAGAAAAATACTACTATATGTACAATGCTCATGGAGATGTTACAGCACTTATATCACCAAATGGAGAAGTTAAAGGAACATATGATTATGATGCATTTGGTAATATAATAAGTCAAACAGGGGATGTAAATAACAATATAACCTATGCGGGCTATCAGTATGACAAGGAAACTGACCTATATTATCTAAATGCAAGATACTATGATAGTAAGATAGCAAGGTTTATAACAGAGGATAGTTATAGGGGTAATGCAAATGATCCGTTGAGCTTGAATGTATATACATATTGCCATAATGAACCAATAATGTACACTGACCCTACTGGACATTGGGAAAAGGGGGACAGTGAGTTATCTCCTGAAGCACAGGTACAGATTGCAGAGGCTACTGCAGAATACATAGCTGCCAAAAAACGTGGAGACGAACAGGGGATGATAGATGCTCATAATAAAGCTGAAGAAGCAAGAGCAGGAAACATACTTAACAACAGTTCGTTGACAAAGCAAGCGTTAAAAAATAAATTAGATTATATTATGGATAGTGAGTATGTTAGTAATGCTGCTAAACAAGATTTAAATTACTCTAAAATGGTGAATATAACTAGAAAATCAACTAATATAGTTCAAGCTTATTCACAAAATGAAGTTTTTATTAGCATAAATAGTGCAAGATTAAATTCTAATATGTATTATTTCGCAGGATTTGGAACAGTAATAACGGGAAATGGTCCTATTGGATGCTTTGAAGGACTTGCAAATCCAACAATTGAAGACATATTATCTAGAGTACCAGCTGGTTGTAAAAATATATTTAAATCAGATTCTAATTTCAGTGTAGGATACAGATTTAAATGGACAAATGAACAAGGAAATTGGGAAATATGGTGTCATGAACCATCTAAAAGAGCTCCGGCTGGTAGTAATTCTTCAAAAGGTTGGACTTATAGGGTGAGGGTGCGAAGGTCTGGAAATGGTAAGTGGTATCTTAAACAAGATGGTGCTTGGGTTAAAGAAAACGTTGGTAGGGAAAATAGTCCTTTCTATAATGACCGAGATTGGAATGAAACACATATACCAATGCAAGATCCTACAAATAATAATGACGATAATGATAATAACAATGTTGGAGGAAATGGTACTGGTATTGGCGGTTCAAATGAGGCTTTTTTTGATACAACGTTAGATGATACATTATCTTTGATTCAATTTTTACAAAGACCAATAGGAGAAGTTGTTTATGTGAAGAATTTAGGTAATGGTAATAGTAGGGTAGGTATACTACGTGATAATAAAGTGAATTATTATATTAAACCTTATGGAGGATATTTTATGAAAGATACTGGTGGAAATTATGAGAGTTATGATAGTCAGTTTTATTTTATGCTAATGCCAAATATACCACCTATTCCAACATTTCAATGGCTTTTACCAACAGTGCCAGTGTTTCCATAA